From the Planctomycetaceae bacterium genome, the window TGCTCTCGGGCTCGCTTGTACAGCGTGGCCTTGGAGATCTTTCGATATTGTGTCAGCTCGCCCACTGTCATGATCTCGCAGCATCTGGCCGGCATAGGCTACGCCACGTGCCCCGTGTCAGTCGGATTGGTGACTTGTAAAACCTGAGGGCGGTTTCGTCAACAGGAATCCGATATGGCTGATCCGAGAAACCGCCCCGCGTGCCTGACGACCTGACGGAGTTTATCAAGATGACGCGTGGATTCTACTGCGGCCGTACTGCAAGCGTACAGCTCCTGCTGGCTCAGCGTACTGGCAGAAGGCTCTCCATAACGGGCATTCTGGGTATCGATTCCCAAGCAGATCAGTTGGGAGCAGAATCAGTCTTCCGCCGTTGAGGCCCCGCAGAACTTCGGTAGCTCCTAATTGTCCGTTCAAGCGTGGTAGCAATCTGCCCGGCCAAAGCCTTGGGCGAGAGCATGGTCGCATGCTCTCCAAACCCCAGCACCCATCGCACAAACTCGACAGTGTTGCTCAGCTCGAAGGTCGCAACCACGTTCTGGCCATCGTCCTTCGTGATCCTCTGGCTCGGATGCCATTGCTGTTCCCGCACATTCGTTGCCGCCCAGCCGGTGAAGCGGGCTTTGATCTTCTGGAACTTGCCGGGGCCGAAGATTCCGAAGGCGCCGTGGGTGTGTTTGGTCAGCGAGAATGACTTTGGCTTTTCGAATGACTTGGACGTGGCCCGCACGCCCTTGAAACGTGAGACCTTCAGTGTGCGCACCTCATCGTATTCGGCCAGCCATCCGATGCAGTACAGGGACGAAGACAGCACCACCATTCCGTAGGGATGGAACACCGTTTCCATGTCTCGGCCCTGGCTGGCGGAGCAGTAGACAACCCTCAGCACCTGGCGATTGATGATCGCCTCATTGAGCAGTTCGATCTCTTTCGTCTGGCCGGAGTAATCGTGGCTGGCGAGGGTCTTGATCAGGAAGGCGTCGTCGAGGTCGGAGAAGTAGCTCAGGGCCTTGGTCGGGAGCACGGCCCTGATCTTCTGGAGGGCAGAGTTCAGGCCATCGCCAAAGGGGGTGCCGGCCAGCGGCGCCAGGAGCTGCTGGCTGAGGTAAAGGCTGAGCATTTCCGTCATCGTCATCTGGAGCTTCTCGGATTCCAGGTACCCCGAGTCCAGCTTCCAGTACTTGCGGTTGTTCTCACGATGATCGGTCCGCAGCGGGAAGTGCGTCTGCAGCACATCCAGGTCCCGCAGGACAGTGCGCTTGTTGCACTCCAGGCGCTGGGCCAGTTCGTCGGCCGTGATGCCGAAGCGATTGGCCTGCAGCGTCTTGAGCAACTCCCATTGTCGAAACAGCGGCTCTCCTCGG encodes:
- a CDS encoding transcriptional regulator, which encodes MGRGEPLFRQWELLKTLQANRFGITADELAQRLECNKRTVLRDLDVLQTHFPLRTDHRENNRKYWKLDSGYLESEKLQMTMTEMLSLYLSQQLLAPLAGTPFGDGLNSALQKIRAVLPTKALSYFSDLDDAFLIKTLASHDYSGQTKEIELLNEAIINRQVLRVVYCSASQGRDMETVFHPYGMVVLSSSLYCIGWLAEYDEVRTLKVSRFKGVRATSKSFEKPKSFSLTKHTHGAFGIFGPGKFQKIKARFTGWAATNVREQQWHPSQRITKDDGQNVVATFELSNTVEFVRWVLGFGEHATMLSPKALAGQIATTLERTIRSYRSSAGPQRRKTDSAPN